The sequence below is a genomic window from Bacillota bacterium.
TACTGGGCCTCCCGGAACATGCGTCGTGACCTCAGGTTCTTGTTGCCGCTCGCCGTCGCGGTTGTAATAGGCGCCCTGTACGCGAGTTTCGGGAGCCTGTCCGACGTAGGCGCGCTCCTCGGGGGCATTGTGATGAGCGTCGTGTGGACCGTGGGACTCATGGCCGGCCTGGGCTACGAAATCACCATCGTGTCCATGATGCTGCCCACGATCTTGGTCTCCATGGGGAGCGCCGCGGGCATCCATGTCTTGAACCGCTTTTACGAGGAGACGCGAGCCGGCGGGAACGCGGAGGACTCCATCGTAAGAATAGTCGTTCAGCTGACGAGCCCCATATCAATGACGACGCTTACCACCGCGGTGGGATTCGCGTCCTTCCTCACGTCTTTCGTTCCTCCCGTGAGAGAGTTCGGCGCTCTCGCTGCAGTCGGGATCATCCTCAACATGCTTATCTCGCTTACGTGGGTGCCGGCGGTTCTGGCGGCGCGAGCAAGGCGCCTGGCCACCTCGGCGGCGTCCACATTGGACGCCAGGTCGCCTGGAGACGGCCGTCGCCGGCGCTTCCTCCTTCAGGAGCTGCTCGGTGCCACCGGGAGGCTGGTGGTGTCGCGTCCGCGCGAGATCGTAATTGGTGCGGTCGCGGTGACCCTTGCTTTCGCGGCCGGAATTCCCGGGCTTGCGGTGGAAACGAATTTCCTTCGCTATTTCAGAGAGGACAGTCCCGCCGTCACAGGCACGAAGGCCGTGGAAGATCACTTCGGCGGGACCCTCGGCTTGTCAGTGCTCGTCGACACGGGGGAGCCCGACGGCATCAAAGACCCTTCGGTGTTGAACCGCATGATCGAGTTGGAGAACAGGCTCAAGGGACTTGGTGAAGTAAGCGACCCGACTTCCGTGGCCAGCCTCATCCGCGAGGTGAATCAGGCCCTGAACAACAACGATCCTTCGCAGTACAAGATCCCGGACAGCCGGGAGGCGGTGGCGCAGGAGCTCTTGCTCTTCACCATGCAGGGTGGGTCGGGCCTCGACACGATGGTGAGCTACGACTTCCAGAAAGCCCTCGTGACCACGAGAGTCGTCAATCTCCCCACTTCAGAACTGCATCGCGTGATTGAGGCGGTGGAGCATATCGCGGGCGAAGTGTTCGGCGGCACCCATGTCAAGACAACCGTGGTGGGTCTGCCCAAGGTGATGCTGCGGCTCATGGACAGGTTCATGGACAGCCAGATTAAGAGCCTCGTCGTGTCGATGGCGGGCGTCTGGGCCGTGATCACTCTCGTCATGGGCTCCGCTTCCATGGGTCTATTGTGCCTCGTGGCCCTCTTCATCAGCGTTATCGTGAACTTCGGGCTGATGTCGTTCAGCGGAATCCCCCTTGACGTGGTGACGATAATGATATCCGGCGTGGCCATTGGGATCGGCGTCGACTATTCGATCCATGTTCTCAGTAGGTACCGTCTGGAATTGAGGCAGGGTAAGGGCAGAGAGGACGCTCTCGCCAGCGTCGTGGGATCGACCGGGCGGGGCGTGTTCTTCAACGCGGCGACGTTGATCCTTGGGTTTGGTCTCCTAACGTTCTCGAGCTTCAGGGCGATCTCCGTGTTCGGCCTTCTCGTGGCGGCGACAATGTTCACGAGCGCGCTTGGCGCCCTGCTCGTTCTGCCCGCGGTCTTGAGGCTCCTGCCCGCGGACCGTGTGCGTGACGCGGGATTCGGCGGAGTGCGGCGGGGGCGGGCGACACCTGTGTCTGCGCCCGCGGCCGCGCCTACGACAGCGCCCGCACCTACGCCCACTGCTGCGCCTGCGCCCGGACCCGGGGCGGCGCCCGCGCCCGCGCCCAGGTTGGGGTGAGCGAAGCGCGCCGGGGTGTCACGGGAGGGCGGTGGCCGGTGAGGATGTCAGTGCCGGAGGTGTTGAAGCATGATGCGGTGTGATACACGACAATGGGCAAGGTGGACCAAGACGACGCTGGGGCGCCCGGTGGTCGCGGGTGTGGCGGCGCTCTGTGCGGCGACACTTTGCGCGGCGGCTTTGCTTGGGCCGCTCCGTGACTTCAACTCGGGACGGGTTGAGGCGTCGGAACTGACCGCCGAGCAGATCCTCGACAGGATCGAGGGCACGACCATGTTGACGGGCAACGGATCCGCCACGATAGAGCTCATCACGGAGAACAAGCGTGGGCAGCAACGGAGCAACAAGCTCAAGGTGTACCGGGCTAAGGCCTCTGACGGCACGGAGAAGCAGCTCCTTGAGTACCTGTCTCCGGCGGATGTCGCGGGGACCAAGCTCCTCAGCATAAGCGGGGGCAAGGAGGAAAGCCAGATCTGGTTGTTCATGCCGGCCCTGGGCAGAGAGAGGAGAATAGCGGGCACTGAGACGCGGTCGAAGTTCATGGGGACTGACTTCACGTACGAGGAGATATCCGGAGGCTCGACGTACAAGAGCGACTACAAGGCCGAGAAGCTCAAGGATGAGACCCTGGACGGGCGCAGCTGTTACGTGCTGCGCCTGACACCGCAGGATGGCGGCAACTACGCTTTCGTCAAGATGTGGGTGTGGCGAGACGAATTCATTCCCCTGAAAATCGAGTTCTATGACAAGGACGGTAAAGTGCGCAAGGTGCTCTCGAACTCGGACTTGAAACGAAACAGCAAGGGCAAGTGGGATCCCTCCACCATCACCATGAGCGACGTCGTGGCGGGCACGAAGACGATAGTCAAGATCCTCGAAGCATCGGAGGACGCGGTTCCCGATGATTACTTCACCATCCGCTATCTGAGGCGGCGCTGAAGAGGGCCGTGCCAAGTGAAGAAGCGCCAAGCGCAGGAGACGAAAGACCACCCTGCCGAGGAGGCGGATGACTAAAGGCCTCTGTATCGAGGAGGTTGAAAGACCGTGACGCGACGAGGATTGGCCGGATTGACGGGGCTAGTCGGTTGGGCCAGGCATGACAGGTGGGCACAGCGAGCGCATGAAAGGCGGGCTAAGCGAGCGGCGGGCACCGGTTACTTGGTGTTGTGCGCGGCGTTGGCGCTATGTTGCGCGTGGGCGGGTGCCATGCTCGCCGTGGGTACCGTGCTTGCAGCGGAGACCGCGTTTGGCGCGGAAACCGCGTTCGGCGAGGAGACCGGGATCGACGAGGGGAGCGGGTTCGGGATCTCTGAGATTGTGGCGTCAGGGGACGTGGAGCACGCTCTGGCGATCTCGCTGCGTGGGGAGGGCGTGACTGCCGCTGTGGCAAGTTACAGTCTGTCGCTGTCGGGAGAGTTCGGCGAAACGGGCGACGACGCGCTAGGCAGCTTCTACGTGTCGGTCGAGGGGGAGTACGATCTCCGCTCTGAAGAGGGAAAGCTCATGGAACTCGACGAGGCGTACGTCGATGTCTACTTGAGCGGTGCGGACTTGCGCCTCGGACAGCAGGTCGTCAGCTGGGGCACCGCGTACGCGCTCAATCCCACGAGCTACGTCAATCCGTTGCCAAGCGCGGCCTCTTCATCGAGTGGCTCCGGCATCCCAGTTGTCGGAGGATCGGGAGGGCTGGACCTTGGCGGGCTTCCGGTGCCTGCAGTGACCGCCACGGTGTACCCATCCTGGGGGGACTTGGGGCTGGTGGCAGTAGTGAACCCAAGACTGCAAGGAGTGCCTCTACCCGTGGACGCACAGACGTCGCTCCTACAAGGAGTCGCGCATCAGATCGGCGAGCCTCTGGCGCCGTTCGGGGGAAGGGCAGAGTTGTCTTCCGACCACTTCACGGTCGAGCCGCCGGAATCGCTGCGTGACCGGCTGGAGTACGCGGCGCGTGTGGGAACCAGGGTTGGCGGCTGGGACCTATACCTCAGCGCGTTCAGAGGATGGGATGACCACCCGGTCCTCTGGGTGAGCGCAACGCCGATGTCACCCCTGGAAGTGCGTGTCGATCCTCATGCGGCTTACCGGAAGGTGACGGAGGCCGGGGCAGCCGTAAGCTGCACGTGGGGACCGTACACGTTCTGGGGGGAGGGCAGCTACGCGTGGCCGGACCAGGTGCCCGAACTCGATGATCCAAACAACATCGCCTTTTCCTCAAACGAGCCGCACTGGCAGGCGGTGGTGGGAGGAGACAGGACCTTCGGCGACTCGAGCGAGGTGTACCTGATGATGGAGTACATATACAACTCCAGCGGCTCTATCATGATGCCCTACGAGCTCGGGCCTGGCGGTGAGGTTGAAGCAGGAAACTACGCTGTCGGAGTCGTGCGGTGGCAGCCCGAAGCGGACCACCGGTTTGAGGTGTCCGGCATCTACTGCGTAAACGACCGGAGCTACGTCGCGGTTCCGCGCTACACTTACCAGGCGGACGAACACACCAGTCTGTGGCTGGGGCTCGCGCTCTCCGGGGGCGGTCGCGACACCGAGTTCGGGGCGTTGAGCGATGCCCCCTCCGCACTCATCGGGATGAAGTTAGCTTTCTAGTGCGCCGGTTAGTTTTGGAGCCTGGCGTCGGAGCCTGGCGTTGTCGCAAGCCTTCCTCGACCCGCTTGGGGTCAAGGAGGGCTTGCCGCCTCTCGGGCGGGTCGCGCTTCATCCGTTGGAGCCGTCCCGAGCGATCCCCCAGAGGTGGCCGGCGCGAGGCGGCGTAGCGGGCGGCAGGTCGGCCGGCGATGTCGAGATCTTGGGCCGCGAGCATGGCAACAAGCGGGTGGCGGGCGGTCTGGTCCGCGGACCCGCGGCAGGACGGTGGGACGGCGGGACCGCGGGGCGGGCGTTGGTTCTCAGGCGGTGCGCGATCTGATACAATGAACCCGGAGACCGAATCGGGAGCTATGACGAAGCCGGCTCGATTCGATCCTGAAGGGAGCGGATGATGATGGTGGCGCGACGCATGGGGGGCATCATTAGAAGCGTTGTCGCGGCGACCTGCGCCGCAGCGCTGGCAGCGATCGGTATTGCCGGGACGGCGCTCGCAAGTTCACCGGCTGAGAGGATAAGCGAGGCTGTTCAGGTCCTCAAGGAGATGTCATCACAGGAAGACTACGAGGCGATGGCCTACATACTCAAGAGGGCGCAAGGGGTCGCCATCTTTCCTTCGGTGCTCAAGGCAGGCCTCATGCTCGGAGCGAGGCACGGGGAAGGTCTCGTGCTCCGCCGCGATCCCGGCACGGGAAAGTGGTACGGCCCGAGCTTCGTCACGATCACGGGGCTGTCGTGGGGGCCTCAGATAGGCGTGCAGTCAACGGCGCTCGTGCTGGTCATCACTAACGAGCGAGGTCTCAAAGGCTTCGAGGAAGGCAAGATCACCCTAGGCGGTGAAATGTCCATCGCCGCGGGCCCTGTGGGCCGCCACGCCGAGGCTGGCACCGACATTGAATTGAAAGCTGCCATATACAGCTACTCCATGAGCAAGGGCGTGTTCGCGGGGGCGTCGCTGGAGGGAGCGAGGATAGCAGAGGACGAATCCGCGAACGAGCTGTATTGGGGCGCGAAGCTGGCTCCGGACTCCATACTCGCGCGGGTGGCCTCCGATCAAAGGGTCAGAGCTCTCGTTGAGGAGCTAGACCGGCTCATCTCGAGCGCCGCAAAGGCGAAAAGCACGGCATAGGGACGCGCGGGGCTGAGACGTGCGGCCTGGGGACGAACGGGGTGATGAAACCCAGGCTGGGTGGAACGGCGCCAGAGCAGCTTGGGACCGACTCGGGAGAGTGCGACACGGCGGCGGTCGCAGCATGGAAGGACGCGAAATGGATGCGGCTCTTCGGAAAGCGGGAAAGCGCCCCTGGAGGGCTGCCTACTGGGTACCGCGTCCGGTTTCGTCACGTTGGATGAAGACCCTGCGCACGAGCTGATATGTAAGCGCCAGGAGCAGCAGGAGGCCGGCGTAACCCACGGCCGGGTAAAGCGTCCTAACGATGCGACTGAAGCCTAGACGCCCCGCGAGCAGGGCCACAAGGCTCGCTGCGATGACGAGCCACCGAGAGGCTCTGGTGCCCGGCTTTGCGATGCGCGCGACGAACCCGTAGAGGTTGCCCACTGCCGTCGTGTATATCTCGAGGAGCAGCACCAAGCTGTAGCCGACCTGGACCAGCACGGGGAAACGTCCCGCGATGTACACCATGGGGACCTGGACCGCCGCGGACTTCGGGAGCGTCGCGAGGAGGGCGAGGTGGATCGCGAGCGCCCCGAGGCCGAGGCCGATGCCTCCGAGGATCGCGCCGAGCTTCAGCGGGTGCGGACCTTCCGCTATTGCCCCGAGGGGAGCGAGCACTCCCACGGCGAGCACGATGTTGTAAGACACGTACACCACAGCGGACAGCGGCCACGACGGCACAGCCGCCCTGGTAGAGTCCAGGGATCGAACGGCGGCAAGGTCGAGGGGCGTGCGCAGGAGCGTGGCGACGCTGATTCCCACGACGGCGACAAGGAGAGCCGGCACTACGACGCTTATCGCCGTGACCACCCCGTGAATCCCGGCGAGCACGGTCAGGAACGCCGCCACGACGAGGAGCACGTTTCCGACCGCTGCCGACAACCCGAACTGCTCGTGAAGGACTGCTCCCGCCCCCGCAGTCATGGCCACGAGCGCACCGAAGAGGAAGAACGTGATGACGCCGTCGATAGCGGTCCCGACCACGCGCCCGCCTGCCTCACGCACGACGGGCAGGTGCGATCTTGCGCCGAGACTCCTTCCTAGCTCCAATATGACGTATCCGTACAGCGAGAACAACGCCACTGCCAGACCTATGGCGGGAATCCCTCTCAAGCCGAAATGGCCGAAGAACTGAAGCACTTCCTGTCCCGACGCGAAGCCCGCGCCCACAACCGTGCCTATGTAGGTAGCCGCGACTGCGAGCGCGGAAACATGCCTGCCATCCATGGTGCCCGCGGCCGCCCGCGGCCGCGCCTCCCGATCGCGTAGTCCTCGTCCCATGTTGGTCTTGGGCTTGCCGAAGTTCCTTGCCGAGGCTCCGCCTCACCTAGTTTGACCAGGCATGGCCTCCATTAATGCGGGAACGCGAGTTTCCCGCACGATACGCGACGCGATCCGGCCGCTTGTCGGGCGTGTCCGAGCGCCCAGTCGGCCCGGCCGGCGCGGCCGGCGCGACCAGCGCGGCGAACGACGTCCGATCCTAAAGCGACCGGTTTCCGAGACCCCGGCCACCTCCTCGTCTGCCTCCGCTCCGAGACCCTTGTGCCCGCTTTGGCTGAGTCCGCTCCACTTGGCCGACTTGCTGGGCTTAGGGCTCACTTGACTCGGCTGACTTGGATCGCGCCGTGCCGGTGTCTCCGTCCTGCTTGCGCCGCGATAGACTCCGCGGCGTCTGGCAGCCGCTTACTGAAGGAAGTGGAGGCCTCACGTTGAATCACGATCGTGATAATGGAAGCGGCCTCCTCGCGCCGTTGAGGCAGGGTCCACCGCGCGTCAGCCCCGGAGCGTCGGCAGCGGCAGCAGCGGAGCAGCCCTTTGCGAAGCAGCAAGGCAGCGCCGTTGCAAAGCAGCAGACCAGCGGAGCGGCGAAAGCAGCGGAGCAGCAGGGAATTGAAGAAGCGTGAGCAGCCAAAGCACCGGGAGGCAAGGCAGCAGCGGAGGAAGGCCCTATAGCGGCGCGGATCAGTCAGGAAAGGAGTGAGAGCGTCCGGTCGGCCGAGGAGGCGGCCCGCACGCCAAGGAGATGACGTGGCCGGCAGCCGGCGGCGACAGTTGACTGCTGGCAGTTGATGGCTGGGAGTTGACAGCTGACGACTGACGGCTGACTTGCGGTTTGGGGTCGGCTGTTGGGCTGCCCACGGTTGCAGCTTGCAGCTGACTCGGGCGGGCGAGGCGTGCCGTGCGAGGCGGCACGGGGAAGCGACCGGCGCGTTGTGGACATGAACAAAGGCGTTGTGTTTGTCACGCGGACTGCTGTGCTCTTGGCGCTCACACTCGCTATCCAGATGGTGGGAATGCCCCAGTATGCCACGGGGCCCCTCGTCAACGCGATGCTGTGCGTTGCCGCCACGTTCGTTGGGATCTGGAGCGGCGTGGCCATCGGTGTGGTGACGCCGGCGATAGCGTTCTGGCGAGGGATCCTACCGGCGCCCCTAGGCCCGATGATTCCTTTCATCGCTCTTGGGAACGCGGTGCTGGTGGTGGCGTACGGTCTGCTCGAGCGGCGGGGGAGGGTGGCTGCGATCGCGGGCATAGTGATCGCAGCGGTGCTCAAGTTCCTGATCCTCTCGGGCGCCGTGCGATTTGTGGTCGAGGTAAAGCCGGCCATCGCGCAAATGATGCAGGTGCCGCAGCTGTTTACGGCGCTTGCGGGAGGAGCGATCGCGCTCATCGTGGGTGAGGCGCTTCTTCGTACCGGCACCGTGAAGCGCCTCTCAGAGATAGGAAGGCGCGGCTCCAGATGACCGAACGGAAGAGGAACTTCTTCTTGACCGGCCCGAAGCACGTGGGGAAATCCACGATTCTCTTCGCCGCGGTCGGGGCGTTCTCCGGGCGCATCGGAGGTTTTCGAGTGGAGAGGGTTTACGATGGGAAGCGTCTGCGCGCTTTCCGGCTCGTGGACCTCTTGTCGCATGAGTCCGCGGTGATTGCCCAAGCTCGTCGCGGCGGGTGGGACGTCCACGAAGGCGGCTTCGAGCTCGTCGGGGTGCAGGCGATAAGACAGGCTTTAGCTGCCGCCGACCTCATCGTGATGGACGAGTTGGGACGGTTCGAGCTTCGAGCGCCGACGTTCCTCCGGACGGTGGTAGATGCGCTCGACTCTCCGATCCCAGTGGTCGGGGTCCTCAAAGCCGATTCCAATCCATTCATCGATGCTATTCGTGGGCGCGAGGACACGTTGGTGGTCGAGGTCACACCTGGCAGAGAAGAGGACACCGCGAGTCGGCTCCGAGCGTTCCTGTCCAACGTGGTGGCGTGCCGATGAAACTCAGCGGTCTTGCCAGCCACATGCAATCCAGGGTGCCGGCGCCATACCCTTTTCGTTGGCTTGAGGTGAGACGAGGCACCGGCACCCGGCGAGCGGACCAGGAACCTCACTGAACTCAAACGTGCTGTTGCATCGTGCTAGCGAAGTTCTGTACCCTCGCCACGTCCTGCGGCTGGGCCACGGCGGGCTGGTACCAACCCTTCCTGTTCATGAGGTCCCAGATCTCTTTTTGGTGTCTGAGATCCGTATCGAGGCTGTTCATGATCTGGCGACGCAGATCGGGGCTGGCCGCCTCGATCGCCCCCTTTGCGAGGCTACTAATGGAGAGCTTGTGTTCATCCAGGACTACTTGCATTAGATCCCGGTCGGTGAACCCGGTGTCACCTCTACGAACGTTGACGTTCGGCATGTTCAAGTCTATTCCCCCCTTCGGTGTTGGCGTGCGGTCGAATCCCGTCTCGACTCGCGTCTGAGGCTGCGCGTCTGTCTTTGTCTCCGGTCAGACTCCTGATGAACTCTACTGCAGAGTCGGGCGGGCCCCGACGAACGCCGAGTACGCGCTCATTTCGGCCCGGTGGTCCTTCGCGAGCCTCTCGCACAGCGACTTGATCTCCGGATCCGCGCTCACCTGTGAGGCGTAATCCAGCAGCTTGGTCATGGACGCGGTGGACCTGAGGTGCTCCTCGATGAACATCAGCTCCTG
It includes:
- a CDS encoding MMPL family transporter; its protein translation is MERLARYTVKHPGTVATVLCGLTLVFACFLPRVQLRTDTAAFAPEDDPVIKELAETVEDFGSQDIIMVVVKGDVFAPETLAKVRRLADGIANLSGVDRVTTPLDVQLVRGDEFGLQILPAAERVPETLEEAEAFRQALKSTRQGSAMVASNDEAMAIFITLEPGIVASTRAHHLAGEIEGLVRQEESPGQETYIVGEAYMGYWASRNMRRDLRFLLPLAVAVVIGALYASFGSLSDVGALLGGIVMSVVWTVGLMAGLGYEITIVSMMLPTILVSMGSAAGIHVLNRFYEETRAGGNAEDSIVRIVVQLTSPISMTTLTTAVGFASFLTSFVPPVREFGALAAVGIILNMLISLTWVPAVLAARARRLATSAASTLDARSPGDGRRRRFLLQELLGATGRLVVSRPREIVIGAVAVTLAFAAGIPGLAVETNFLRYFREDSPAVTGTKAVEDHFGGTLGLSVLVDTGEPDGIKDPSVLNRMIELENRLKGLGEVSDPTSVASLIREVNQALNNNDPSQYKIPDSREAVAQELLLFTMQGGSGLDTMVSYDFQKALVTTRVVNLPTSELHRVIEAVEHIAGEVFGGTHVKTTVVGLPKVMLRLMDRFMDSQIKSLVVSMAGVWAVITLVMGSASMGLLCLVALFISVIVNFGLMSFSGIPLDVVTIMISGVAIGIGVDYSIHVLSRYRLELRQGKGREDALASVVGSTGRGVFFNAATLILGFGLLTFSSFRAISVFGLLVAATMFTSALGALLVLPAVLRLLPADRVRDAGFGGVRRGRATPVSAPAAAPTTAPAPTPTAAPAPGPGAAPAPAPRLG
- a CDS encoding outer membrane lipoprotein-sorting protein, producing MMRCDTRQWARWTKTTLGRPVVAGVAALCAATLCAAALLGPLRDFNSGRVEASELTAEQILDRIEGTTMLTGNGSATIELITENKRGQQRSNKLKVYRAKASDGTEKQLLEYLSPADVAGTKLLSISGGKEESQIWLFMPALGRERRIAGTETRSKFMGTDFTYEEISGGSTYKSDYKAEKLKDETLDGRSCYVLRLTPQDGGNYAFVKMWVWRDEFIPLKIEFYDKDGKVRKVLSNSDLKRNSKGKWDPSTITMSDVVAGTKTIVKILEASEDAVPDDYFTIRYLRRR
- a CDS encoding lipid-binding SYLF domain-containing protein — encoded protein: MGGIIRSVVAATCAAALAAIGIAGTALASSPAERISEAVQVLKEMSSQEDYEAMAYILKRAQGVAIFPSVLKAGLMLGARHGEGLVLRRDPGTGKWYGPSFVTITGLSWGPQIGVQSTALVLVITNERGLKGFEEGKITLGGEMSIAAGPVGRHAEAGTDIELKAAIYSYSMSKGVFAGASLEGARIAEDESANELYWGAKLAPDSILARVASDQRVRALVEELDRLISSAAKAKSTA
- a CDS encoding ECF transporter S component: MNKGVVFVTRTAVLLALTLAIQMVGMPQYATGPLVNAMLCVAATFVGIWSGVAIGVVTPAIAFWRGILPAPLGPMIPFIALGNAVLVVAYGLLERRGRVAAIAGIVIAAVLKFLILSGAVRFVVEVKPAIAQMMQVPQLFTALAGGAIALIVGEALLRTGTVKRLSEIGRRGSR
- a CDS encoding nucleoside-triphosphatase, which encodes MTERKRNFFLTGPKHVGKSTILFAAVGAFSGRIGGFRVERVYDGKRLRAFRLVDLLSHESAVIAQARRGGWDVHEGGFELVGVQAIRQALAAADLIVMDELGRFELRAPTFLRTVVDALDSPIPVVGVLKADSNPFIDAIRGREDTLVVEVTPGREEDTASRLRAFLSNVVACR
- a CDS encoding spore coat protein, with the translated sequence MPNVNVRRGDTGFTDRDLMQVVLDEHKLSISSLAKGAIEAASPDLRRQIMNSLDTDLRHQKEIWDLMNRKGWYQPAVAQPQDVARVQNFASTMQQHV